TTCGCTTGTCATCGGCCGCTTCCCTCCGTATCAGCGGAAAGAGTACCCTGGCTAACGATCTTTTTCAAATAGGTTATGGACGGCTGTGTGTTCAAGTGCTCCAAGACAACGTATCCTCGCCGATCGGCGACGTGCTTGGCAATCCAACTATCAGGATCACGAAGATCGCCGAAACGGATAGCGTGCGTGGGACAGCTCTGGGCGCAGGCGGGAACAATTTCGCCGTCGCGCAACGGGCGGTTTTCGTCCTTTGCGATCTCCTTAAGCTCGCGAATCCGCTGAATGCAGAACGTGCATTTTTCCATTGTCCCCCGCGTCCTGACCGAAACAAATGGATTGAATTGCCTCTGAAGAGGTGGAGGATATTTATAGGTGAACCAGTTGAACCGGCGCACCTTGTACGGACAGTTGTTCGCGCAGTAACGCGTCCCCACACAGCGGTTATATATTTGTACATTGAGTCCCTCGCTGTTATGAACAGATGCGTAGACCGGGCAGACCGTTTCGCAGGGCGCATGCCCGCAATGCTGGCACAGCATCGGCTGGAAGATGGTCAGCCCTTTGTCCGCGAGCCGCTGGATGCGCAGCCAGGAAAGCTTCCGTCCTCTGAGACACTGCTCCTTGCCAACGACAAAGACATTGTTTTCCGCCTGGCACGCAACCGCGCACGCTCCACACCCGATGCACAGGTTCAGGTCGATCACCATCGCCCACTTGTGGATCGGATACGCATATTCCGGGTAGAGCTCGCCGGCTGCGTGCGGCGCCTCCTCCTTATGATTCTCTTGAAGCTCTCCCGGTTGAGTGAGGACGACCGCCTGCGCGATCTCCCGTTCCCCCTGCTCGAAAGAACCCTGTATCCGTGCGAGCGGCACTCGCTCGATCACTCCGGCGAATTCAACCGGCGCCGCCGTCCATGCTAGCGAGCCGGCATATGGATCGATCTCTCCGCCCAAGGCATGGAACGGATTCCCTTTGGGGTATGCATGAAACGGCATGTACTCGCCCGCGGCTCCAATAGGGAAAGCGATGACGCCATCATGAGTACCCTCCTGCAGGGCAACCGGCGCCTCGAGCGTTTTGCCGCCAACGCTCACACGCACAATATCGCAAGGTTTGCAGTTCCAGCGTTCCGCCATTGCCGGCGAAATGAGAAGCGGATTATCCCATGCGATCGTGGTAATCGGATCGGGAAGTTCATTCAACCACGGCTTATCCGTATGCCGCCCATCGCCGTAGCGAACGGTGGCTATCGGGATAAGGATGCTTCCTTCCGATGTCACATCGGGAGTAATGCCGTTGAGGGTGGCGGCCGCGTCTTCCAACAGCGTCACCGCGCGCTCATCGGCGGGCAACCAGATGCCGCCCTGCTCGAGCGCGGTTTTCCAAAACGCATCGAAACTCTGATCGGGCGCCGTTTTTTTCCGAACCTCCTGCCATCGAGTCTGAACGAAGTCCACGTAATTGAAAGAGGGCTTGCCCTTACCGCTCAAAGTTTGTACGAGATCTGCCAACACCTGACCCGCATGCAGGGAATCCGTAAACGGTTGGATGATTGGTTGGCGCACACAATTTATTCCCGTTCTCGGCTCCACGAGGTCCCAGGTCTCGATCCAGTGAAGGATCGGAAGGATCAGGTCGTAGTCGGAAGAGGACTCTTCAATTACCGTCGCCAGCTTTATCTTGAGGGGTACATTGGCCAAAGCCGTTCGCAATCGGTCGGGGTCGGCAAACGCGAATTCCAGGCTCGTATCATGGACGATAAGGGCGCCAACTTCGCCCTTCTCCATTTCCTCAACCGTTTTCAGCATGTCCCGGTATGAACCGACCGGAGAATGTTCATATCGATTAAAGGAAACGGTTTTCCCATAATTTCCGGCGGCATAGTTTATGAGATTCACGAGTACCTGCAGTGCAGTTGCGTGAGTCGTTCGCGAGGTCGGGCCGCCGGCGAGCACGAGGCTGGGTTTTCGAGAACGTAATAGAACAGCGACGTTTCGAATTGTCTTCGCTGGGAGCCCGGTCGCTTTGGAGGCTTTCTCCACGGAGAAAGGCTCCAGAGCATCACGCCACTTCTGCAGTTCCGGGCGTTCGGTAATGGCATCGGATATTACTTCTGCCGCAATCGCGCCGACAAGCGCCAAATCGGTTCCCGGAGGAATGGAAAAACGTTCGTCTGCGTTAGCGCCGGTCAATGACCAGTGCGATTCAAATTGGATGAATCTGCTCTTTGAAGGATCAGTCACGCTGCGAGTTGCCGCGAATCCATGCGCACAACTGACGGGCGAAAGCCACGTCTCCAGAAAATCGGCGCCAAACGAGAGAATGAGACGGGCGTGTTCAAACTGATAAATCGGAATGCCTTTGATTCCGAAAGAAAGGTTATTCGCGGCGGAAACGAAAGGATATTCGAGCGCTTCAAATATCAAGTGCTCGAGTTCCGGCGCATCCGATGTCAAGTCTTGAAGCAGAGTCTGCATCGCGCCCGTCACGTGCCTGCCGACGATGACGATCTTGCCCTCTTTCGGTGAAGTCCCTGCAACTTCCAGTGCCGCCTGCCAGGTGAGAGCCTCGAGTTCGCCCGATTCGGTCCTGCGCAGAGGTGATTGCACCCTTCGCGGGCTGTATAAGCCTTGCAACGCTGACTGCCCGCGTGCGCACAGGCCTCCATGATTGACGGGATGCTGCGCGTTCCCTTCGATTTTCGTGGCGTTCGAATTTATGAGTCGGACCCGCACTCCGCATCCCGCGGGACATTCATTGCAGGTTGAGCTGCGCCAGTACGAGACCCCGGGAATCAGTTCTTCCACCGGTATGAGATGCTTGAGCAGGAGCGCGGCTCCTGACCGGCCGGTCGGAACGACTGTTGCCGCGCCGGCAAGGGCCGTAGCTTTCAGAAATTCCCTTCGGTTCATCGTTTCGTCACCCTGTTTCTATTGATGACAGGTGTTGCATTCGATGGGCGCGCCTCTGCGCCGGTGACAATTCACGCACCAGCCCATCCCCATGTCGGAAACCTTCTGTACCGTGCTCATCAGTTCCACCGCCCCGTGACACTCCTGGCACCTGACTCCGGAAAGTACGTGGCGCTTATGCGAGAAGTAGACCCAATCCTGAAAATCGTAGATGCGCACCCAATCAATTGGTTCGCCTGTCTGATGGAATGCGGTGAGCTTGATGATCTCAGGCCGATCGGTTGCGACCGATTCGTGGCATTCCATGCACAATGCCGTGTTCGGAATACCGGCGTGAATCGATTTATCGGCATATCGATGACAATCGCCGCACTCCATTCCAACGCGCTGCACGTGCACGTGATGCGGGAACTCGATGGGTTGTTCCGGATGCAGACTCGGCCGCCGGATCGCGAGTCCGAACAACAGGACCAGTGCCGCCACAGCACCGAACCATCCCATGATGAGAAGAGCGAAGATATGGAAACTCTTCACGTCTTTCAAACGGTCGATCAGTCGCAAAAAGGACCATCCTTATCTCGGTGCTCATTCATGACGTTCAAATTAGCGGGGCGTCTGTCCCGGCTGTTGCGCCTGCTGGGATTCATCCGTCTCTTGCCCCTGTTTCCACTCTTCATTCAGGACATACTCCGTAATCGCTTCGGTCTGCTCTTGCGTAACAGGCAATTTGGGCATTCGCGGCAGTTCCGGGTTCACCTTCACCGGGTTCAGAACGAATTGCGACATTTCGTCCGGGTTCCCTTTATATTTCTCAACCATGTAGGTCAGCGGCGGGCCTACCGTGACCTGTTCCTGCGAGTGGCAGCTTGCGCAGAATCGATTAAACAGAGCTTGTCCGCTCGGCGCTCTGGCCGCTGCGCCTTCCTCTTCCGGCGGGGTGTATGTCTCAAGGAACTCCTCGACCGACGCGAAATAGAGCTCCGTATTCTGTTTCGCAATCTGATCCGGCCCGCGCAACAGGTTCAAGCGGACCGTGTCCCGAATGAAGCTCATCACAACGGCGACCGAGCCGATCGCAACCAGCGCAATCGCCATTTTCTTAACGGAGAATTCTTGAATTGCCGAAATCACGGCGACGGCGCCCACGGTCACGAGAGCAATCCCCACAAGCACGAGGATCAGGAGGGACGTGGAATAAAAACCGCGCGGCATCGTAAACAGATTCAACGGACCAAATACCCCTTGCAGGAGCGTCGCGATGAGAGCCCATCGCAGGCCGAGGTTGCGCGCGCGGGGATAGAAGGGATCGTCCGACTTTCGCCCGACGTACCAGAAATATGCGGCGGTGAAGAAACCGATGTTCGCAAAATCGGCCACGAAAAAATGCAGATAGCGCGGTAGTACGTTCGGCAGCAGCAGCGACCGAAAGAATCCCGTATACTCGTGCCATTGGAACGGCAGCAGCATCAGGTTGATGTTGGCCAGAAAGATCAGCGGAACAAATGTGAAGATGCCTGCGGCGGCGGCGCCGATACAGATGTGAATGATCGGGCGCCTCTTGCTCAAATCGTCCCAGGTGTACTTGTACGCGTACAGGAGAAGGAAGGCGAGGATCACCAGCCACACGATGGAAAGGAAATAGGGGTAGGTCAGTTGGATGACCGAGTACCAGTAAATGGTGAAGATCAGGCTGATCACCAGCAGCGGAGCGACTCCGATGACAACCGCCATGCTTTTGTTTATGGTGACCGTGTCGAGTATCTCCTTCGCGAAGCGCAGCGAGAACTGATCTTTGAATCCAAGAATTCGATAGATGACACTGAAATACGTGCCGCCGACCATCAGCCCGACAAAAAATATGTGCAGAATGAAGGTCAGTACCAGCAGCACGCGCAGAAAAGTCGGCCCGCCGGGCAAATCCAACGGTATCTCTATCGGGATGTTGGTCATCCGCCGCCTATCCCTTCGGCCAAAAATTCGGCCAACGCCTCCTTCTCGTCCTGCGTTCCGATGAACGGAGGCATGTACGGGTACGTGAACTGCATATTGTCAAGGAATTGAATGGCCGCTTCTTTAGTGCCGATGATGGGGCCCTTATTGAAGATGCCGTTCATTCCGCGATAGGTGTGGCAAACGGAACATTCGATTATAAAAACCGCATGCCCTTTGGACGCCGGCGCTCCTCTGGGACCGGCTTGCTTTTGGGCCCACGTGTAATACTTCAAGACCCCCGTGCTCGAGAGATACGGCGCCTCACGCTTCCGGATGCCGTTGCTGTACATGTACTCCTCAATGACATATGGTTTTCGCGAGAATTCGCGCACGCGTTCGAATTGGGCTGTCCCAATGGTCAGCAGGATGAAAGGGGCAACCGACAAGACGCCATAGCTGCGCCGCGTCGCGAACAGAATCAGGCCGGTCAGGAAGAGGAACCCTGCCACGAAAAGGAAAAATATCTGGCTGAAGGAAGCGTATTGCGTGAGGCGCAGCGTCATCAGGGCCACCGGCATGAATTGCGACGCGCGTTCGGGCAGCACCTGATAGTAGGCGAACGTGGCGAAGAGGTAAACCGGCGTTACGAACAGCAGGTACCTCCCGCAAAACCGCAGAAACTCGCCGCGAATGTCCCGGAATCTGTGTCGCATGAACGAAAAAATGAGCAGGTTGAACGCGCATGCCAGCATCGCCGCCAGCGCCATCCGGCTGAATGACTGCGGGAGATATGTCACGTTGAAGAAAGCAGGCCAGAACGAGCGCGTCTCCAGCCATTTCCCCGGCGTCATCTGGAAACCTAATATTCCAACGATCGCAAACAGCGTCATCAATGATACGAGAATATAGGCCACACCGACGCGCAGGTGCTTTTCCGGCTTCATCACGCGCCACGTCAGATAATATATCGATACCAGCGACAGTTCCGCTACAAAAACGCCCCACTCGATAAACCAGACCCAGAAGAACAGGCGCAGAAGCGAGCCGATGCCGACCGGCGAAAAAATCTGCGTGCTGAACCAGATGCCGACTCCCGTGAGGGCGCCCACGGCCGTTGTCAAAATGAAAAACCAGCGCGCCATGTGGTACGCAGCTTCGTTCAACATCTGGTTCTTTTCGCGGATGGATTTGTATTCGAGTAAAACGATGAAAAGAGAGCCGCCCACCGCCATTCCATGGCTGACGAGGACGTGTACGATGCCGATTATCGCGATCACCATCCGGTCGCCCAGAACGGGAAACAAAACGGCGGGGAAATTCATTCGGAAATCCTCACGCTAATTATAGTTCCGCACACGATGCGGTAGTTGTGCCCAGCGCAAGCGCATCTTATCACAGAGGCCGGTCGGTTGGTAATAGTAATCGTTAGCAAATATAACCGGATTCCCGCTTATACGCAAGCGCAAAGGCGGAAATTTCAGCAGGCGGTCTATTTTGACAATACCTCTGATGATCGCCTATACTGCAACGCGGCGCCGGCAATTTTCACATTTCTCATGGCGCAGCGGCATACCGCGCTTCCGCACAAGTTGGCGGGACAAGCCTTCGCAGCGCACTTCGTCTGCATCTTGTTGCGGCAGCGCCGTGAGAATACCAACAGTGTTGGAGATGCGAAGTAACTGCATGCGTACCAGTCCCGTGACAGGAGGAACAGATGACCGGAAATGGAGCTTTAAAGATCGAAAAAGATGGATACGTCGCCTGGGTCACGATGAATCGGCCCGAAAAACGCAACACCTTCACGATGGATATGTTCAACGCATTCATCGATGTGTTCCCGCGGCTCGATGACGACCCCGACGTGCGCGTCGTCGTCATCAAGGGCGAGGGCAAAAGCTTTACCGCTGGATTGGACCTCATGGAGGCCGGCAGTCTGTTCGAGCCCACGCCGGGCGCCGATTCCCGCGAAAGGGCGCGCAAGCACCTGCTTCACCTGCAGGAGAGCATGAATGTGATCGAGCGATGCCGAAAACCCGTCATTGCGGCCGCACACAGCCACTGCATCGGAATGGGCGTCGATCTGCTCAGCGCGTGCGACATCAGGCTGGCCAGCAGGGATGCCGTCTTCTCGATCCGCGAAACGAGAATCGCCATCATCGCCGACCTGGGAACGCTCCAGCGCCTGCCGTACATCGTCGGGCACGGCTGGGCCCGCGAGCTGGCCCTCACGGGCAGGGACTTCTCCGCCGAGGAAGCGCTGAAGATGGGATTCATCACGCACCTGTGCGAAAACAGGGAGGATTTGTACAGGAAGGCCGGCGAGATCGCCGGGGAGATAGCCGAAAACTCCCCGCTCGCGGTGCAGGGCGCGAAAGACGTGATGATGTACAGCCGCGACAACGGCGTCCGTGCCGGCCTCGACTATGTCGTCCAGAAAAACGTTGCGGTTCTGCCGTGCGAGGACCTCACGGAGGCCTTCCAGGCCTTCATGGAAAAGCGCAAGCCGGTCTTCAAGGGGAAATGACAGGTGCCAGAACGATCTATTTCTGACTTTCATTTCTGATTCTCCACTCTCACTGTCGCGGAATGGTTAGGTGAGAAGGCTTCACCGCGCTGACGCGTTTTGCCTGATCTCCGTCTGGCGCCTGCACGAGTCGCACTTGTACCGGGAGCGCCCGCCGAAGCTGCTCATGTAGGTGGTGGCCGAGCCGCATCTCTCACACAGAACACCCCGCCTTTCCGGCGGCGCAAGGCGCATCTTTGTCGTCGATTGTTTGAAATGCTTTCGCAAGGACTGCGGGATGAGGATGAGCGTGCTCCAGAAGGGATCGGTTTGTGCCAGATGTCGGCAACATGTGGATATGCCTGTGGATGTCCCTGTGGACAAGGGAATTTCTGCTCCTGTTTGGTTGAGGGCGGGTTGCTATCGCTCCGAGCTGATTGCGGACGTTGAGAAAGCGCCTGTGATGGTTTGCCGCGCGGCCATGGCTTCCGGCCGTGCAGCGCAGCAGCTCATCCCCTCCGGCCGCTGCGGTCTGCGCGGGTTCTCCTCGATCACCCGCCCGATCTCATCAAGGTAGTTAGGCAATCAGTATTCGGCCATCGCTTTCCTCCCTTTTTCCCGGAATCAGAATAAAACAAGAAGAGAGGGGCCAGCGACGACGTTTATGTTTTCCGTCAAACGGTGTGCAGCAGAGAGTTTGCAGACTTCATCTTCGGAGTTATTGCG
This genomic stretch from Candidatus Abyssobacteria bacterium SURF_5 harbors:
- a CDS encoding 4Fe-4S dicluster domain-containing protein, which gives rise to MNRREFLKATALAGAATVVPTGRSGAALLLKHLIPVEELIPGVSYWRSSTCNECPAGCGVRVRLINSNATKIEGNAQHPVNHGGLCARGQSALQGLYSPRRVQSPLRRTESGELEALTWQAALEVAGTSPKEGKIVIVGRHVTGAMQTLLQDLTSDAPELEHLIFEALEYPFVSAANNLSFGIKGIPIYQFEHARLILSFGADFLETWLSPVSCAHGFAATRSVTDPSKSRFIQFESHWSLTGANADERFSIPPGTDLALVGAIAAEVISDAITERPELQKWRDALEPFSVEKASKATGLPAKTIRNVAVLLRSRKPSLVLAGGPTSRTTHATALQVLVNLINYAAGNYGKTVSFNRYEHSPVGSYRDMLKTVEEMEKGEVGALIVHDTSLEFAFADPDRLRTALANVPLKIKLATVIEESSSDYDLILPILHWIETWDLVEPRTGINCVRQPIIQPFTDSLHAGQVLADLVQTLSGKGKPSFNYVDFVQTRWQEVRKKTAPDQSFDAFWKTALEQGGIWLPADERAVTLLEDAAATLNGITPDVTSEGSILIPIATVRYGDGRHTDKPWLNELPDPITTIAWDNPLLISPAMAERWNCKPCDIVRVSVGGKTLEAPVALQEGTHDGVIAFPIGAAGEYMPFHAYPKGNPFHALGGEIDPYAGSLAWTAAPVEFAGVIERVPLARIQGSFEQGEREIAQAVVLTQPGELQENHKEEAPHAAGELYPEYAYPIHKWAMVIDLNLCIGCGACAVACQAENNVFVVGKEQCLRGRKLSWLRIQRLADKGLTIFQPMLCQHCGHAPCETVCPVYASVHNSEGLNVQIYNRCVGTRYCANNCPYKVRRFNWFTYKYPPPLQRQFNPFVSVRTRGTMEKCTFCIQRIRELKEIAKDENRPLRDGEIVPACAQSCPTHAIRFGDLRDPDSWIAKHVADRRGYVVLEHLNTQPSITYLKKIVSQGTLSADTEGSGR
- a CDS encoding cytochrome C, giving the protein MRLIDRLKDVKSFHIFALLIMGWFGAVAALVLLFGLAIRRPSLHPEQPIEFPHHVHVQRVGMECGDCHRYADKSIHAGIPNTALCMECHESVATDRPEIIKLTAFHQTGEPIDWVRIYDFQDWVYFSHKRHVLSGVRCQECHGAVELMSTVQKVSDMGMGWCVNCHRRRGAPIECNTCHQ
- a CDS encoding cytochrome c, producing the protein MNFPAVLFPVLGDRMVIAIIGIVHVLVSHGMAVGGSLFIVLLEYKSIREKNQMLNEAAYHMARWFFILTTAVGALTGVGIWFSTQIFSPVGIGSLLRLFFWVWFIEWGVFVAELSLVSIYYLTWRVMKPEKHLRVGVAYILVSLMTLFAIVGILGFQMTPGKWLETRSFWPAFFNVTYLPQSFSRMALAAMLACAFNLLIFSFMRHRFRDIRGEFLRFCGRYLLFVTPVYLFATFAYYQVLPERASQFMPVALMTLRLTQYASFSQIFFLFVAGFLFLTGLILFATRRSYGVLSVAPFILLTIGTAQFERVREFSRKPYVIEEYMYSNGIRKREAPYLSSTGVLKYYTWAQKQAGPRGAPASKGHAVFIIECSVCHTYRGMNGIFNKGPIIGTKEAAIQFLDNMQFTYPYMPPFIGTQDEKEALAEFLAEGIGGG
- a CDS encoding crotonase/enoyl-CoA hydratase family protein, whose amino-acid sequence is MTGNGALKIEKDGYVAWVTMNRPEKRNTFTMDMFNAFIDVFPRLDDDPDVRVVVIKGEGKSFTAGLDLMEAGSLFEPTPGADSRERARKHLLHLQESMNVIERCRKPVIAAAHSHCIGMGVDLLSACDIRLASRDAVFSIRETRIAIIADLGTLQRLPYIVGHGWARELALTGRDFSAEEALKMGFITHLCENREDLYRKAGEIAGEIAENSPLAVQGAKDVMMYSRDNGVRAGLDYVVQKNVAVLPCEDLTEAFQAFMEKRKPVFKGK